Proteins encoded within one genomic window of Tabrizicola piscis:
- a CDS encoding metal ABC transporter substrate-binding protein — protein MPLTRRLLLLSTVLSLTPLTALAEDRLKVVTTFTVIADMARNVAGEGVDVVSITKPGAEIHGYEPTPQDIVAASDADLILWNGLGLEVWFEQFLTNMGDVPAATLTDGITPIPISSGDYEGKPNPHAWMSLDNALIYTDNIAAALTAADPANAATFAANAATYKDQLKAAIGPLRDQIAVLPEDGRWLVSCEGAFSYLARDLGLKELYLWPINADAQGTPRQVQAVIDGVREQAIPAVFCESTVSSDPAEQVARETGAMFGGVLYVDSLSAEDGPVPTYLDLLRVTTETIARGLAPAAN, from the coding sequence ATGCCCCTGACCCGCCGTCTGCTTTTGCTGTCCACCGTCCTAAGCCTGACCCCCCTGACTGCCTTGGCCGAGGATCGCCTGAAGGTTGTCACGACCTTCACCGTCATCGCCGACATGGCCCGCAATGTCGCGGGCGAGGGGGTCGATGTCGTGTCCATCACCAAACCCGGGGCCGAAATCCATGGCTATGAACCCACCCCGCAGGACATTGTCGCCGCGTCAGATGCCGATCTGATTTTGTGGAACGGTCTTGGGCTGGAGGTCTGGTTCGAACAATTCCTGACCAACATGGGCGATGTGCCTGCGGCCACGCTGACCGACGGGATCACGCCAATCCCGATCAGCAGTGGCGATTATGAGGGCAAGCCGAACCCGCATGCGTGGATGAGCCTGGATAACGCGCTGATCTACACCGACAACATCGCAGCGGCGCTGACTGCGGCCGATCCGGCCAATGCGGCGACCTTTGCCGCGAATGCCGCCACCTACAAGGACCAGCTCAAGGCCGCCATCGGCCCCCTGCGCGACCAGATCGCCGTCCTGCCGGAAGACGGGCGCTGGCTGGTCAGTTGCGAAGGGGCGTTCAGCTATCTTGCCCGCGATCTGGGGCTGAAGGAGCTGTACCTCTGGCCGATCAACGCGGATGCCCAAGGCACTCCGCGCCAGGTGCAGGCGGTGATCGATGGGGTGCGTGAACAAGCCATTCCGGCGGTGTTCTGCGAAAGCACCGTGTCTTCGGACCCGGCTGAGCAGGTGGCGCGCGAAACCGGGGCGATGTTTGGCGGTGTCCTCTACGTTGACAGCCTGAGCGCTGAAGACGGGCCGGTGCCGACCTATCTTGACCTGCTCAGAGTGACGACCGAAACCATTGCCCGGGGCCTTGCCCCCGCGGCGAACTGA
- a CDS encoding cysteine desulfurase, with translation MYDVAKVRADFPILSRQVNGKPLVYLDNGASAQKPQVVIDAVTQAYSMEYANVHRGLHYLSNLATEKYEGVRGTIARFLNAASEDEIVFTSGTTEAINLVSYGWAAPRLQAGDEIVLSVMEHHANIVPWHFLRERQGVVLKWVEVDANGDLDPQAVIDAIGPRTKLVAVTHMSNVLGTVVDVAAIARGAHDKGVPVLVDGSQAAVHMPVDVQSLGCDFYAITGHKLYGPSGSGGIYIKAERQAEMRPFLGGGDMIRDVTRDTVTWNDPPMKFEAGTPGIVQQIGLGVALEYMMGLGMANIAAHEHSLRDYARDRLTGLNWLNLQGKSATKGAIFSFTLDGAAHAHDISTILDKRGIAVRAGTHCAMPLMEHLGVTASCRASFGLYNTVEEVDKLVSALELARDLFNDG, from the coding sequence ATGTATGATGTCGCGAAAGTGCGCGCCGATTTCCCGATCCTGTCACGGCAGGTGAACGGCAAGCCGCTGGTCTATCTGGACAACGGCGCATCGGCGCAAAAGCCGCAAGTGGTGATTGATGCGGTGACGCAGGCCTATTCGATGGAATATGCCAATGTTCACAGGGGGTTGCACTACCTTTCCAACCTTGCGACCGAAAAGTATGAGGGCGTGCGTGGCACCATCGCCCGCTTTCTGAATGCCGCGTCGGAGGACGAGATCGTCTTCACCTCGGGCACGACCGAGGCGATCAATCTGGTGTCCTATGGCTGGGCCGCCCCGCGCCTGCAGGCGGGCGACGAAATCGTGCTGTCGGTGATGGAGCATCACGCCAACATCGTCCCCTGGCACTTCCTGCGCGAACGGCAGGGCGTGGTGCTGAAATGGGTCGAGGTGGACGCAAACGGCGATCTGGACCCGCAGGCGGTGATCGATGCCATCGGCCCGCGGACGAAGCTTGTGGCCGTGACCCATATGTCGAATGTGCTGGGCACCGTGGTCGATGTGGCCGCGATTGCGCGTGGGGCGCATGACAAGGGCGTGCCGGTGCTGGTGGACGGGTCACAGGCGGCAGTCCACATGCCGGTTGATGTGCAGTCGCTGGGGTGCGATTTCTACGCCATCACCGGGCACAAGCTGTACGGCCCCTCGGGGTCTGGCGGGATCTACATCAAGGCCGAACGGCAAGCCGAGATGCGCCCCTTCCTTGGCGGTGGCGACATGATCCGCGACGTGACGCGCGATACGGTCACTTGGAACGACCCGCCGATGAAGTTCGAGGCGGGGACACCAGGTATCGTCCAGCAGATCGGCCTTGGGGTGGCGCTGGAATACATGATGGGCCTTGGTATGGCCAACATCGCTGCGCATGAGCACAGCTTGCGGGACTATGCCCGCGATCGGCTGACCGGCCTCAACTGGCTGAACCTGCAGGGCAAGTCCGCCACCAAGGGCGCGATCTTTTCCTTCACACTGGACGGCGCGGCCCATGCCCACGATATTTCTACCATCCTCGACAAGCGCGGAATCGCCGTGCGCGCTGGCACCCACTGCGCCATGCCGCTGATGGAGCATCTGGGCGTCACAGCCTCGTGCCGCGCGTCTTTCGGCCTCTACAACACGGTCGAGGAGGTGGACAAACTGGTCTCGGCGCTGGAGCTTGCCCGCGATCTGTTCAACGACGGCTGA
- a CDS encoding YIP1 family protein, which translates to MTGLGEQIVALARLSLQDPRAGVRSLLALGVPLPARTIGLLLMAVASAFLMHLGYLVLPPTDDPLALFMMESPLRAAAVQWLVLAGSVLLIFRIGRAWSGKGSLPDTLLVVVWLQVIMLGVQVAQLVVFLIAPLLAGLVSIGGLVLFFWLLTSFIAELHGFASRGKVLAGILVASFGVAMVLVLMLSLILGPEALGNV; encoded by the coding sequence ATGACCGGTTTGGGCGAACAGATCGTGGCCCTTGCGCGCCTGTCGCTGCAAGACCCGCGCGCCGGGGTGCGCAGCCTGCTGGCGCTTGGCGTGCCCTTGCCCGCCCGGACCATCGGCCTGTTGCTGATGGCGGTGGCCTCGGCATTCCTGATGCATCTGGGCTATCTAGTGCTGCCGCCGACCGACGATCCGCTGGCGCTGTTCATGATGGAAAGCCCGCTGCGCGCGGCGGCGGTGCAATGGCTGGTTCTGGCCGGGTCTGTGCTGCTGATCTTTCGCATCGGCCGCGCGTGGTCGGGCAAGGGCAGCCTGCCCGATACGCTTTTGGTGGTGGTCTGGTTGCAGGTCATCATGCTGGGGGTGCAGGTGGCGCAGCTTGTGGTGTTCCTCATCGCCCCTTTGCTGGCCGGGTTGGTGAGTATTGGCGGTCTGGTCCTGTTCTTCTGGCTGCTGACCAGCTTCATCGCCGAGCTGCATGGCTTTGCGTCCCGCGGGAAGGTGCTGGCGGGTATTCTGGTGGCCAGTTTCGGGGTGGCTATGGTGCTGGTCCTGATGCTGTCCCTGATCTTGGGGCCGGAGGCCCTTGGCAATGTATGA
- a CDS encoding YIP1 family protein translates to MTVTTDLVDTWRSPRAAVRRHLARGVSEPFAFTLLLVFLILAFVGQWPAAAREAFLANEPSAAPRILGRGLAVLATIPLWYGLAALSRVVARAFGGKGTWYGARIALFWGLATISPLMLLQGLVQGMIGPGPALWLVNTVVGLGFLWLWLTMLHEVERG, encoded by the coding sequence ATGACCGTCACCACGGATCTGGTGGACACCTGGCGGTCGCCGCGCGCGGCCGTGCGCCGCCATCTGGCGCGCGGCGTGTCGGAGCCGTTTGCCTTCACGCTTCTCCTTGTGTTCCTGATCCTGGCCTTCGTCGGCCAATGGCCCGCCGCCGCGCGTGAGGCGTTTCTGGCCAACGAGCCTTCGGCAGCGCCGCGCATTCTTGGCCGGGGGCTGGCGGTACTGGCGACGATCCCGCTGTGGTATGGTCTGGCCGCCCTGAGCCGCGTTGTTGCGCGCGCCTTTGGTGGCAAAGGCACATGGTACGGCGCGCGGATCGCGCTGTTCTGGGGGCTGGCGACGATCAGCCCCTTGATGCTGCTGCAGGGGTTGGTGCAGGGCATGATCGGCCCCGGCCCGGCGCTTTGGCTGGTCAACACTGTGGTAGGGCTGGGCTTTCTGTGGCTTTGGCTGACCATGCTGCATGAGGTGGAACGCGGATGA
- the sufD gene encoding Fe-S cluster assembly protein SufD produces the protein MALAKVKEDALVARLAGLQPKAGAGWLAAAQNDALARLTAMGLPQRRDEYWRYTDPASLNAPNAPVAARFNPGDEAPVFEAIDRLKIVFTDGVFDPVASDDLALAGVEIERLETAGQAHIHWAQGLYGVLEARGQTPVARPFAALGSAHATDGVLIRVTGKAARPVALIYHHDSEASDAILHHCVKVEPGASLTLLESGPGAARLTKVLEVDVGEGAAFHHIRVQGRDHERRAATHVFAQVQARALFKSFTLTANGRLTRNEAVIDLVGPNASAHLAGAAVGDGDFHHDDTVFVTHTAADCESRQVFKKVLMNGATGVFQGKILVKPGAQKTDGYQISQSLLLDEDSQFLAKPELEIYADDVKCSHGSTSGAIDETALFYLQSRGVPRASAQALLVLAFLAQTIEEIADEAIAEDIRTRLEGWLARHASKGGK, from the coding sequence ATGGCGCTGGCGAAGGTCAAGGAGGACGCGCTGGTTGCCCGTCTGGCAGGGCTTCAGCCCAAAGCCGGCGCGGGGTGGCTGGCTGCTGCCCAAAACGATGCGCTGGCCCGCCTGACGGCGATGGGCCTGCCGCAGCGGCGCGATGAATACTGGCGCTACACCGATCCGGCGAGCCTGAACGCCCCGAACGCGCCCGTGGCCGCCCGGTTCAACCCCGGCGATGAAGCGCCGGTGTTCGAAGCCATCGACCGACTGAAGATCGTCTTTACCGATGGGGTGTTCGACCCCGTCGCCTCGGACGATCTGGCGCTTGCCGGTGTCGAGATCGAGCGGCTGGAGACGGCAGGGCAGGCGCATATCCACTGGGCGCAGGGGCTTTACGGCGTACTGGAAGCGCGGGGTCAAACCCCGGTCGCCCGGCCCTTTGCGGCGCTGGGGTCTGCGCATGCCACGGATGGTGTCCTGATCCGAGTGACGGGCAAGGCCGCCCGCCCCGTTGCGCTGATTTATCACCATGACTCAGAGGCTTCCGATGCAATCCTGCACCATTGCGTGAAGGTTGAACCGGGTGCGAGCCTGACGCTGCTGGAAAGCGGCCCCGGGGCGGCACGCCTGACCAAGGTGCTGGAGGTGGACGTGGGCGAAGGGGCTGCCTTCCACCACATCCGGGTGCAGGGCCGCGACCATGAACGCCGCGCGGCGACGCATGTCTTCGCGCAGGTCCAGGCGCGGGCGTTGTTCAAGTCCTTCACGCTGACCGCGAATGGTCGGCTGACCCGGAACGAGGCGGTGATTGACCTTGTTGGCCCCAATGCCAGCGCGCATCTGGCCGGGGCCGCCGTCGGGGATGGGGATTTCCATCACGACGACACGGTCTTTGTCACCCATACCGCCGCGGATTGCGAAAGCCGGCAGGTGTTCAAGAAAGTGCTGATGAACGGCGCGACTGGCGTCTTTCAGGGCAAGATCCTGGTCAAGCCCGGGGCGCAGAAGACGGATGGCTATCAGATCAGCCAAAGCCTGCTGCTGGACGAGGACAGCCAGTTCCTTGCCAAGCCTGAGCTTGAGATCTACGCCGATGACGTGAAGTGCAGCCACGGCTCCACCTCGGGTGCGATTGATGAAACGGCGCTGTTCTACCTGCAATCGCGTGGCGTGCCGCGCGCGTCGGCGCAGGCGCTGCTGGTTCTCGCCTTCCTTGCCCAGACCATCGAGGAAATCGCCGATGAGGCGATTGCCGAGGATATCCGCACCCGGCTTGAGGGCTGGCTGGCCCGTCACGCGTCCAAGGGGGGCAAATGA
- the sufC gene encoding Fe-S cluster assembly ATPase SufC has product MLDIKNLHVKLEEEDKVILRGVNLSIGPGEVHAIMGPNGSGKSTLSYVLAGREGYTVTEGSATLEGEELLEMEPEARAAAGLFLAFQYPVEIPGVGNMTFLRTAVNAQKKSRGEPELSAAEFLKLVREKAKALKIDADMLKRPVNVGFSGGEKKRNEILQMAMLEPKMCILDETDSGLDVDAMKLVADGVNALRDAGRSFLVITHYQRLLDHIKPDVVHIMAAGQIIRTGGPELALEVEANGYADILSEVN; this is encoded by the coding sequence ATGCTTGATATCAAGAACCTGCACGTCAAACTTGAAGAAGAGGACAAGGTGATCCTGCGCGGGGTCAACCTGTCCATCGGTCCGGGCGAAGTGCATGCGATCATGGGGCCCAATGGGTCTGGCAAGTCGACGCTGTCCTATGTGCTTGCCGGACGTGAGGGCTACACCGTCACCGAAGGCTCGGCCACGCTGGAGGGCGAGGAGCTGCTGGAGATGGAGCCCGAGGCGCGGGCGGCGGCGGGGCTGTTCCTTGCGTTCCAGTATCCGGTGGAAATCCCCGGCGTGGGCAACATGACCTTCCTGCGCACGGCGGTGAATGCGCAGAAGAAATCGCGCGGCGAGCCGGAGTTGAGCGCGGCAGAGTTCCTCAAGCTGGTGCGCGAAAAGGCCAAGGCGCTGAAGATCGACGCTGACATGCTGAAGCGGCCCGTCAACGTGGGCTTTTCCGGCGGCGAGAAAAAGCGCAACGAGATCCTGCAGATGGCGATGCTGGAACCCAAGATGTGCATCCTGGACGAGACCGACAGCGGTCTGGACGTGGATGCGATGAAGCTGGTGGCCGACGGGGTGAACGCGCTGCGCGATGCCGGGCGGTCCTTCCTTGTCATCACGCATTACCAGCGGCTGTTGGACCATATCAAACCGGACGTCGTGCATATCATGGCTGCAGGCCAGATCATCCGCACTGGCGGCCCGGAACTGGCGCTGGAGGTCGAGGCCAATGGCTATGCCGATATTCTGTCCGAGGTGAACTGA
- a CDS encoding FkbM family methyltransferase — translation MSEPVSVLLDGLGLSRRTRIVDVGANPLSEAPYAGLLRMGGCDVVGFEPQPAAFAKLAEIKSDHETYLPFAVGDGTRKELKVYRTSGFTSVYEPHVPGMTYLGGANWAEITERISMDTVALDDAEGVGEFDLLKIDIQGGEVDVFKGAERALQQAMVVIVELRYFRLYEGEPMLGGVDDELRRQGFYLHKFLFNKSVSLTNSQAGRLRNRRMRDQLIDGDGVYLRDMGLLASYSDAQVKHLCVTASAVFGSHTLVLHCLDDLVRRGVAAADMPSRYVDALPTDLRWS, via the coding sequence GTGAGTGAGCCGGTCTCTGTCCTGCTGGACGGGCTTGGCTTGTCCAGACGGACCCGTATTGTCGATGTCGGGGCCAATCCGCTGAGCGAGGCGCCCTATGCCGGGCTTTTGCGCATGGGCGGTTGCGACGTGGTTGGCTTTGAGCCGCAACCTGCGGCCTTTGCCAAGCTGGCCGAGATCAAGTCGGACCATGAGACCTACCTGCCATTCGCCGTGGGCGACGGGACGCGCAAAGAGCTTAAGGTCTATCGCACCTCGGGTTTCACATCGGTGTATGAACCCCATGTGCCGGGCATGACCTATCTTGGCGGGGCCAATTGGGCCGAGATCACAGAGCGTATCTCGATGGATACCGTGGCGCTGGATGACGCGGAGGGGGTCGGGGAATTCGACCTGCTGAAGATCGACATCCAGGGTGGCGAGGTTGATGTCTTCAAGGGCGCCGAAAGGGCCTTGCAGCAGGCGATGGTGGTGATCGTCGAACTGCGTTACTTCCGCCTTTACGAAGGCGAGCCGATGCTGGGCGGTGTCGATGACGAATTGCGCCGGCAGGGGTTCTATCTGCACAAGTTTCTGTTCAACAAATCGGTCTCACTGACCAATTCGCAAGCAGGTCGACTTCGCAATCGTCGGATGCGGGACCAGTTGATTGATGGCGATGGCGTCTACCTGCGGGACATGGGTTTGCTTGCAAGCTACAGCGATGCGCAGGTGAAGCATCTGTGCGTCACGGCTTCGGCGGTGTTCGGCAGTCACACGCTGGTGCTGCACTGCCTGGATGATCTGGTCCGGCGCGGGGTTGCCGCAGCGGATATGCCGTCGCGCTATGTCGATGCCTTGCCCACAGACTTGCGCTGGTCGTAG
- the sufB gene encoding Fe-S cluster assembly protein SufB, with product MLKTAEATEVRDGVDRETVETVNAMAGKYKHGWETEIEMDYAPKGLSEEIVRLISSKNEEPEWLLEWRLQAYRRWVQMEEPTWAMVHYPKIDYQDQYYYAKPKSMAVKPKSLDEVDPKLLATYAKLGIPLKEQMLLAGVEGDAEPRRVAVDAVFDSVSVGTTFKAELAKAGVIFCSISEAVREYPDLVRKYLGSVVPQSDNFFATLNSAVYSDGSFVYIPKGVRCPMELSTYFRINAENTGQFERTLIIADEGSYVSYLEGCTAPKRDTHQLHAAVVELVILKDAEIKYSTVQNWYPGDEEGRGGIYNFVTKRADCRGDRAKVMWTQVETGSAITWKYPSCILRGDDSQGEFYSIAIANNAQQADTGTKMIHLGKRTKSRIVSKGISAGRAQNTYRGLVSMHPKAKDSRNYTQCDSLLIGDKCGAHTVPYIEVRNNSSRVEHEATTSKVDDDQLFYCRSRGMDEEEAVALVVNGFCKEVLQALPMEFAMEAQSLVAISLEGSVG from the coding sequence ATGCTGAAAACTGCCGAGGCCACCGAGGTGCGTGACGGAGTTGACCGCGAGACGGTGGAAACCGTCAATGCGATGGCGGGCAAATACAAGCACGGCTGGGAAACCGAGATCGAGATGGACTATGCCCCCAAGGGCTTGTCCGAAGAGATCGTCCGGCTGATCTCGTCCAAGAACGAAGAACCGGAATGGCTGCTGGAGTGGCGGCTGCAGGCCTATCGTCGCTGGGTGCAGATGGAAGAGCCGACCTGGGCGATGGTCCATTACCCGAAGATCGATTATCAGGACCAGTATTACTACGCCAAACCCAAAAGCATGGCCGTCAAGCCGAAGTCGCTGGACGAGGTGGACCCGAAGCTGCTGGCGACCTATGCCAAGCTGGGAATTCCGCTGAAGGAACAAATGCTTCTGGCCGGTGTTGAAGGTGACGCCGAACCCCGCCGCGTGGCGGTGGATGCGGTGTTTGACAGCGTCTCGGTGGGCACGACCTTCAAGGCGGAACTGGCCAAGGCCGGGGTGATCTTCTGTTCGATCTCGGAAGCGGTGCGGGAATATCCTGACCTTGTGCGCAAGTATCTGGGCAGTGTCGTGCCGCAGTCGGACAACTTCTTTGCCACGCTGAATTCGGCGGTATATTCCGATGGTTCGTTCGTCTATATCCCCAAGGGCGTGCGCTGCCCGATGGAGCTTTCGACCTATTTCCGGATCAATGCCGAGAATACGGGCCAGTTCGAACGCACGCTGATCATCGCCGATGAAGGGTCTTACGTCAGCTATCTGGAGGGCTGCACCGCGCCGAAGCGGGATACGCATCAGCTGCACGCGGCGGTCGTTGAACTGGTGATCCTTAAGGATGCCGAGATCAAGTATTCCACCGTCCAGAACTGGTATCCGGGCGATGAGGAAGGCCGGGGCGGCATTTACAACTTCGTGACCAAGCGCGCCGATTGCCGGGGCGACCGGGCCAAGGTGATGTGGACGCAAGTGGAAACCGGGTCGGCGATCACCTGGAAATATCCGTCCTGCATCCTGCGCGGGGATGATTCACAGGGTGAGTTCTATTCAATCGCCATCGCCAACAACGCCCAGCAGGCCGACACCGGCACCAAGATGATCCACCTTGGCAAGCGCACCAAGTCGCGCATCGTGTCGAAGGGGATTTCGGCGGGCAGGGCGCAGAACACCTACCGCGGCCTCGTCTCCATGCACCCGAAGGCCAAGGACAGCCGCAACTATACCCAGTGCGACAGCTTGCTGATCGGGGACAAGTGCGGCGCGCATACGGTGCCGTATATCGAGGTGCGCAACAACTCGTCCCGCGTGGAACATGAGGCGACGACGTCGAAGGTTGATGATGACCAACTGTTCTACTGCCGGTCGCGCGGGATGGATGAGGAAGAGGCCGTGGCGCTGGTGGTGAACGGCTTCTGCAAGGAAGTGCTGCAAGCCCTGCCAATGGAATTCGCCATGGAGGCGCAAAGCCTGGTCGCGATCAGCCTTGAGGGGTCGGTGGGATGA
- a CDS encoding cysteine desulfurase family protein yields the protein MSRLYLDWNATTPLRAEAKAAMLAAMEVVGNPSSVHAEGRAAKAMMERARAQVAAALGAEGADVVFTSGATEAAALACAGRGLDCAAVEHEAVSAWCSGDLRVDSAGRVMVQDPARTALQLANSETGVMQELPAGLAVSDLTQAFGKVAFAFNWLGCEMGLVSAHKLGGPKGIGALVVKQGVEVPPQLRGGGQEMGRRAGTENLIGIAGFAAAAEAAARDLANGVWDEVAEIRNILELELSAGANETISVGNGVARLPNTLCLIAPGWKGETQVMAMDLAGFAVSAGSACSSGKVRASRVLLAMGLDEALAGQAIRVSIGPGVTKDDVGRFAKAWTAAYARARSRAA from the coding sequence GTGAGCCGGCTTTATCTGGATTGGAACGCGACCACGCCGCTGCGGGCTGAGGCGAAGGCGGCCATGCTTGCGGCGATGGAGGTGGTGGGCAATCCGTCCTCGGTGCATGCCGAGGGGCGGGCGGCCAAGGCGATGATGGAGCGCGCGCGGGCGCAGGTGGCGGCGGCGCTGGGGGCGGAAGGGGCGGATGTCGTCTTCACCAGTGGTGCGACAGAGGCGGCAGCGCTGGCCTGTGCGGGGCGCGGTCTGGACTGTGCGGCGGTGGAGCATGAGGCGGTGAGCGCCTGGTGTTCGGGGGATCTGCGGGTGGATTCCGCGGGTCGGGTCATGGTGCAGGATCCTGCACGGACGGCGCTGCAGCTGGCAAACTCCGAGACCGGTGTGATGCAGGAGCTGCCGGCGGGGCTTGCGGTCAGTGATCTGACGCAGGCCTTTGGCAAGGTGGCGTTCGCGTTCAACTGGTTGGGCTGTGAGATGGGGCTGGTTTCGGCGCACAAGCTGGGCGGACCGAAGGGGATTGGCGCGCTGGTGGTGAAGCAGGGCGTGGAGGTGCCACCCCAGCTGCGCGGTGGGGGGCAGGAGATGGGGCGCCGGGCCGGGACGGAAAACCTGATCGGCATCGCCGGATTTGCCGCAGCGGCCGAGGCTGCTGCGCGGGATCTGGCCAATGGCGTCTGGGATGAAGTGGCTGAAATTAGAAATATTCTAGAATTGGAGTTGTCCGCCGGGGCAAATGAAACTATTTCGGTCGGGAATGGTGTCGCGCGCTTGCCGAACACGCTTTGCCTGATCGCGCCCGGCTGGAAGGGCGAGACGCAGGTGATGGCGATGGACCTTGCCGGGTTCGCGGTTTCGGCGGGGTCGGCCTGCTCCAGCGGCAAGGTGCGCGCCAGTCGCGTGCTGCTGGCGATGGGGCTGGATGAGGCGCTGGCGGGGCAGGCTATCCGGGTGTCGATTGGCCCGGGCGTGACGAAGGATGACGTGGGGCGGTTCGCCAAGGCTTGGACCGCCGCCTATGCAAGGGCCCGCTCTCGGGCCGCGTGA
- a CDS encoding Rrf2 family transcriptional regulator: protein MKLSTKGRYAMVALADLALAEAKSGAEEHVSLAAISKRQDISLPYLEQLFVKLRRAGLVEAVRGPGGGYRLARTPDQIRISEVMEAVDETVDALHTGAGVSGGVSGSRAQSLTNRLWESLSANVYVFLHQVRLSDVVKNDLTPCPAVPHLFRVVDEE, encoded by the coding sequence ATGAAACTTTCGACCAAGGGACGCTACGCGATGGTGGCGCTGGCCGATCTCGCGCTTGCCGAAGCGAAGTCGGGGGCGGAGGAACATGTCTCGCTGGCCGCGATTTCCAAGCGGCAGGACATCAGCCTGCCCTATCTGGAGCAGTTGTTCGTCAAGCTGCGCCGCGCCGGTCTGGTCGAGGCGGTGCGGGGCCCGGGGGGCGGCTACCGGCTTGCGCGGACGCCGGACCAGATCCGCATCAGCGAGGTGATGGAAGCGGTGGACGAGACGGTGGACGCGCTGCACACCGGGGCGGGCGTCAGCGGCGGCGTGTCGGGCAGCCGGGCGCAAAGCCTGACCAACCGGCTGTGGGAAAGCCTGTCGGCGAATGTCTATGTGTTCCTGCATCAGGTGCGGTTGTCGGATGTGGTGAAGAACGACCTGACGCCCTGCCCAGCGGTGCCGCATCTGTTCCGGGTGGTGGATGAAGAATGA
- a CDS encoding alpha/beta hydrolase — translation MPEVIFAGPDGRLEGRYHPQKERDAPIAIVLHPHPAYGGTMNNKVVYNLHYAFYNLGFTVLRFNFRGVGRSQGEYDQGIGELSDAASALDYLQAMNQNAKHCWVAGFSFGAWIGMQLLMRRPEITGFISVAPPANLYDFSFLAPCPSSGLIINGTADKVAPPKDTKALVNKLHEQKGITITHTEIEGADHFFKDEEAHMNPMIQTVSDYVRRRMTEVTR, via the coding sequence ATGCCCGAGGTTATCTTTGCTGGTCCCGATGGACGCCTTGAAGGCCGCTACCATCCGCAAAAGGAACGTGACGCGCCGATCGCCATCGTGCTGCACCCGCACCCGGCCTATGGCGGCACGATGAACAACAAGGTGGTGTATAATCTGCACTACGCCTTCTACAACCTTGGCTTCACCGTGCTACGCTTCAACTTCCGCGGCGTGGGCCGCAGCCAGGGTGAATATGATCAGGGCATTGGCGAATTGTCCGATGCCGCCTCGGCGCTGGATTACCTGCAGGCGATGAACCAGAACGCCAAGCATTGCTGGGTCGCGGGCTTTTCCTTCGGGGCGTGGATCGGGATGCAACTCCTGATGCGCCGGCCCGAGATTACCGGCTTCATCTCGGTCGCTCCGCCCGCGAACCTTTACGATTTCAGCTTTCTTGCCCCCTGCCCTTCGTCGGGCCTGATCATCAACGGCACCGCCGACAAGGTCGCCCCGCCAAAGGACACCAAGGCGCTGGTGAACAAGCTGCACGAACAAAAGGGCATCACCATCACCCATACCGAGATCGAGGGGGCGGATCACTTCTTCAAGGATGAAGAGGCCCACATGAACCCCATGATCCAGACCGTGTCGGACTATGTCCGGCGGAGGATGACAGAGGTTACGCGCTAA
- a CDS encoding HD domain-containing protein: MAQSANDRLEAQFAFLNEADRLKSVLRATTLVDGSRPENSGEHSWHLALYALVLADQAGPGVDINRVIRMLLIHDLVEIDVGDVPIHSANGLAHASVETTTAEAKAADRIFGLLPPDLGPPLRALWEEFEAAESPDARFAKALDRVQPVMANLRSGGGTWATYNVTYEQLEARVGSKIARGAPGLWEWVQGKAKPWFLKGKES, from the coding sequence ATGGCCCAATCGGCAAACGACCGTCTTGAAGCCCAGTTCGCCTTCCTGAATGAGGCGGATCGCCTGAAATCCGTCCTGCGCGCAACAACTCTGGTGGATGGCTCCCGCCCCGAAAACTCCGGCGAACACAGCTGGCACCTTGCGCTCTATGCCCTCGTGCTGGCCGATCAGGCCGGGCCGGGCGTGGACATCAACCGGGTCATCCGCATGCTCCTGATCCACGACCTCGTGGAAATCGACGTAGGCGACGTGCCGATCCACTCCGCAAATGGCCTTGCCCACGCCAGCGTCGAGACGACCACCGCCGAAGCCAAAGCCGCCGACCGCATCTTCGGCCTCCTGCCCCCCGACCTCGGCCCCCCTCTCCGTGCCCTCTGGGAAGAGTTCGAGGCGGCAGAGTCCCCCGACGCCCGCTTCGCCAAGGCGCTTGACCGGGTGCAGCCCGTCATGGCCAACCTGAGGTCAGGCGGCGGGACGTGGGCGACCTACAACGTCACCTACGAACAGCTGGAGGCCCGCGTCGGGTCGAAGATCGCGAGGGGCGCGCCAGGGTTGTGGGAGTGGGTGCAGGGGAAGGCAAAACCTTGGTTTCTAAAGGGAAAGGAAAGCTGA